The proteins below come from a single Fusobacterium nucleatum genomic window:
- a CDS encoding restriction endonuclease subunit S has product MKIFNKGKWKKVKLGDVCDKVISGEWGTEVDENSQNTAFIIRTTNFSNNGKIDIENKELVKRKIDEIKIKEKSLKKGDIIIEKSGGSSNQPVGRVVYFNLDTNDIFLCNNFTSILRINEKINSKYIFYFLRNSYKNNKVIKYQNKTTGIINLKLKDYLKENYLFLPKLEIQNKIVNILDNLEILLEKNQKYLIYLKELNKSLFRFQFFSSGKNFQKKKLKDNIIEMFIGPFGSDLKNEIFVDKEKGYCMVYEQRHAIKRLIDNDVRYITKEKYESLKRFKVEGGDIIVSCRGTIGKIYALPNDAEFGIIHSSLMKIKLKKDKYNNTFFEKLLEKYMQENIYSTQGSSIKMAITAKKLSEEYFIIPPIELQNKFAERIEKIEKLSFEIENSIKEAENLYNSLMNKYFE; this is encoded by the coding sequence ATGAAGATATTTAATAAAGGCAAATGGAAGAAAGTTAAATTAGGAGATGTTTGTGATAAAGTAATATCTGGTGAATGGGGAACAGAAGTAGACGAGAATTCTCAAAATACAGCTTTTATAATAAGAACAACAAATTTTTCTAATAATGGTAAAATTGATATAGAAAATAAAGAATTAGTAAAAAGAAAAATTGATGAAATTAAAATAAAAGAAAAAAGCCTTAAAAAGGGAGATATTATTATTGAAAAATCTGGTGGTAGTTCTAACCAACCTGTTGGAAGAGTTGTTTATTTTAATCTAGATACAAATGATATATTTTTATGCAACAACTTTACTTCTATATTAAGAATAAATGAAAAAATAAATTCAAAATATATATTTTATTTTTTAAGAAATAGTTATAAAAATAATAAAGTAATAAAATATCAAAATAAGACAACAGGAATTATTAATTTAAAACTTAAAGATTATTTAAAAGAGAATTATTTATTTTTACCAAAATTAGAAATTCAAAATAAAATAGTAAATATTTTAGATAATTTAGAAATATTATTAGAAAAAAATCAAAAATATTTAATTTATTTAAAAGAATTAAACAAATCTTTATTTAGATTTCAATTTTTTTCATCTGGTAAAAATTTTCAAAAGAAAAAATTAAAGGATAATATAATTGAGATGTTCATAGGACCTTTTGGTAGTGATTTAAAAAATGAAATATTTGTTGATAAAGAAAAAGGATATTGTATGGTGTATGAACAGAGACATGCTATAAAAAGGCTAATAGATAATGATGTTAGGTATATCACTAAAGAAAAATACGAATCTTTGAAAAGATTTAAAGTTGAAGGTGGAGATATTATTGTAAGTTGTAGAGGTACAATAGGGAAAATATATGCTTTACCAAATGATGCTGAATTTGGTATAATTCACTCTTCTCTAATGAAAATTAAATTAAAAAAAGATAAATATAATAATACTTTTTTTGAAAAACTACTAGAAAAATATATGCAAGAAAATATATATTCAACACAAGGCAGTAGCATAAAAATGGCTATTACTGCTAAAAAACTCAGTGAAGAATATTTTATAATTCCTCCAATAGAACTTCAAAATAAATTTGCTGAAAGAATAGAAAAGATAGAGAAATTATCATTTGAAATTGAGAATTCTATTAAAGAAGCAGAAAATTTATATAATAGTTTGATGAATAAATATTTTGAATAG
- a CDS encoding type I restriction-modification system subunit M: MITGEIKNKVDRMWEYFWTGGLTNPIDVIEQLTYLIFMKRLDQEEQRKEKEKQLASIFGNTNEKFIFDEKHQDIRWSNLIQLGDPKKLYDKVRNEAFEFIKNLDDDKESIFSQYMQNAIFKVPTPAVLQNTMDTIEEIFNNPQMVEDKDTKGDLYEYLLSKLSTSGKNGQFRTPKHIINMMVELMKPTVEDKIIDPACGTSGFLVSSIEYIKRNFKDILATSPEIYKYFSTAMIHGNDTDATMLGISAMNLLLHDMKTPKLKRIDSLSTDYSEENNYTLVLANPPFKGSVDESLLSNTLTRVVKTKKTELLFIALFLRLLKIGGRGAVIVPDGVLFGASNAHKNLRKELIENNQLEAVISMPSGVFKPYAGVSTGILIFTKTGSGGTDNVWFYDMTADGYSLDDKRNPVEENNIPDIIKRFSNLENEKDRKRIDKSFFVPKQEIVDNDYDLSINKYKEIIYEKVEYEEPEVILQKLEELSKSIEEKLKELKVMLDEDI; encoded by the coding sequence GTGATTACAGGTGAAATTAAAAACAAAGTAGATAGGATGTGGGAATATTTCTGGACAGGTGGATTAACAAATCCTATTGATGTAATAGAACAACTTACCTATCTTATTTTTATGAAGAGATTGGATCAAGAGGAACAAAGAAAAGAAAAAGAAAAACAACTTGCAAGTATTTTTGGGAATACTAATGAGAAATTTATTTTTGATGAAAAACATCAAGATATTAGATGGAGTAATCTTATACAATTAGGTGATCCTAAAAAATTATATGATAAAGTTAGAAATGAAGCCTTTGAATTTATAAAAAATTTAGATGATGATAAAGAAAGTATATTTTCACAATATATGCAAAATGCTATTTTTAAAGTTCCAACACCAGCAGTTTTACAAAATACAATGGATACTATTGAAGAAATTTTTAATAATCCTCAAATGGTTGAAGATAAAGATACAAAAGGGGATTTGTATGAATATTTACTTTCAAAATTATCAACTTCTGGTAAAAATGGGCAATTTAGAACACCTAAACATATTATAAATATGATGGTTGAACTTATGAAGCCAACTGTTGAAGATAAAATAATTGATCCAGCTTGTGGAACATCTGGTTTCCTAGTAAGTTCAATAGAATATATAAAAAGAAATTTTAAGGATATTCTAGCAACATCACCAGAAATTTATAAATATTTTTCAACAGCTATGATACATGGGAATGATACTGATGCAACAATGTTAGGTATTTCTGCAATGAACTTATTACTTCATGATATGAAAACTCCTAAATTAAAGAGAATTGATTCACTTTCAACAGATTATAGTGAAGAAAATAATTATACGTTAGTACTTGCTAATCCTCCATTTAAAGGAAGTGTTGATGAATCTTTACTTTCTAATACATTGACAAGAGTAGTAAAAACTAAAAAGACTGAATTATTATTTATTGCCTTATTTTTAAGACTTTTAAAAATTGGAGGAAGAGGGGCTGTTATTGTTCCTGATGGAGTGCTATTTGGTGCTTCAAATGCTCATAAAAATTTAAGAAAAGAATTAATTGAAAACAACCAGCTAGAAGCTGTTATTTCTATGCCCAGTGGAGTATTTAAACCCTATGCTGGTGTATCAACAGGTATCTTAATTTTTACTAAAACTGGAAGTGGTGGAACTGATAATGTTTGGTTTTATGATATGACAGCTGATGGATATTCACTTGATGATAAAAGGAATCCTGTGGAAGAAAATAATATTCCAGATATTATAAAAAGATTTTCTAACTTAGAAAATGAAAAAGATAGAAAAAGAATTGATAAATCTTTCTTTGTTCCTAAACAAGAAATAGTTGATAATGACTATGATTTATCAATAAATAAGTATAAAGAAATTATTTATGAAAAAGTTGAATATGAAGAACCAGAAGTTATTTTACAAAAATTAGAAGAACTTTCAAAATCTATTGAAGAAAAGTTGAAAGAATTAAAAGTGATGCTAGATGAAGATATTTAA
- a CDS encoding metal ABC transporter permease: protein MSAGLTIQLIAILISVACSLLGVFLVLRSMSMLTDAISHTVLLGIVLSFFITHKFDSPLLIIGATLTGLLTVYLVELTTDTNLVKEDAAIGIVLSVLFSIAVVLISKYTANIHLDIDAVLLGEIAFAPFHTEEIFGFKIANGIVNGLSILILNLLVITIFFKEIKISIFDRALALTLGLFPEVFHYLLMSLVSVTAVVSFDVVGATLMISFMIGPAATAYIISKSLKMMLVYSALIGAISSILGYHLAVFLDVSISGSIAVVIGVIFFIILFGKKIKSKNVI, encoded by the coding sequence ATGAGTGCAGGATTAACAATACAATTAATTGCTATTTTAATATCAGTAGCCTGTTCATTATTAGGAGTATTTTTAGTTTTAAGATCTATGAGTATGCTTACAGATGCAATTAGCCATACAGTTTTATTAGGAATTGTACTTTCATTTTTTATTACACATAAATTTGATTCTCCTTTACTTATTATAGGAGCAACTTTAACAGGGCTTTTAACTGTTTATCTGGTTGAGCTTACAACTGATACTAATTTAGTAAAAGAAGATGCTGCAATAGGGATAGTTTTATCAGTATTATTTAGTATAGCTGTTGTTCTTATTTCTAAATATACAGCAAATATACATTTGGATATAGATGCAGTTCTATTAGGGGAAATAGCTTTTGCACCTTTTCATACAGAAGAAATATTTGGTTTTAAAATTGCTAATGGAATTGTAAATGGGCTTTCAATTTTGATTCTTAATTTATTAGTCATTACTATATTTTTTAAAGAGATAAAAATTTCTATTTTTGATAGAGCATTAGCTTTGACATTAGGATTATTTCCAGAAGTATTTCACTACCTATTAATGAGCTTAGTATCGGTAACAGCAGTAGTTTCTTTTGATGTTGTTGGAGCAACTCTTATGATTTCTTTTATGATAGGACCTGCTGCCACTGCTTATATAATTTCTAAAAGTTTAAAGATGATGTTAGTTTACAGTGCTTTAATTGGAGCTATTTCATCAATATTAGGTTATCATTTAGCAGTATTTTTAGATGTTTCAATATCTGGAAGTATAGCAGTTGTGATTGGTGTAATATTTTTTATAATATTATTTGGAAAGAAAATAAAAAGTAAGAATGTTATTTAA